From Gimesia panareensis, the proteins below share one genomic window:
- a CDS encoding NHL repeat-containing protein: MQIFVQTCSVLLLLLASTSATRAAEMLYPVSVVAAEKGPVYVADRKLPGIWSVQDGKLSPFFKGSKVFRTPLNAVRCVTLDDQGRVIAGDSATREVYRFEKAGAKPTPLTNGGIGIPMDVVVTKAGDLLVSDLELHRIWKVPAAGGKPTLFAEVSAPRGLALDQAQNLWVVSGTADQLLKVTPDGKVSVVVKGRPFNFPHDVVVLDDGTAVVSDGYEKALWKVTPDGKTEKWVSGKPFINPVGIALQGKNILVADPHAKTVFSVDAEKKVTDLLSSEK; encoded by the coding sequence ATGCAGATTTTCGTTCAGACGTGTTCCGTTTTGCTGTTGTTACTGGCTTCGACCAGCGCCACTCGTGCTGCGGAGATGCTGTACCCGGTTTCTGTTGTCGCTGCGGAGAAAGGTCCCGTCTATGTGGCTGATCGAAAGCTGCCTGGCATCTGGAGCGTGCAGGACGGAAAACTCAGTCCATTCTTCAAAGGTTCGAAGGTCTTTCGCACACCGTTGAACGCAGTTCGCTGTGTGACCCTGGATGACCAGGGGCGGGTGATTGCAGGTGATTCCGCAACCCGTGAAGTTTATCGCTTTGAAAAAGCGGGGGCGAAGCCAACCCCTTTGACGAATGGGGGCATCGGGATTCCCATGGATGTGGTCGTGACCAAAGCAGGGGATCTGCTGGTGTCCGATTTGGAACTGCACCGGATCTGGAAAGTGCCTGCCGCTGGTGGGAAGCCGACACTGTTTGCGGAAGTCAGTGCCCCCCGCGGTCTGGCGCTGGATCAGGCGCAGAACCTGTGGGTTGTTTCCGGGACCGCAGACCAGTTGCTGAAAGTGACGCCGGATGGGAAAGTGAGTGTGGTGGTCAAAGGCCGACCGTTCAATTTTCCTCACGATGTGGTCGTGCTCGACGATGGGACCGCGGTGGTCAGTGATGGTTACGAGAAGGCGCTCTGGAAAGTCACGCCGGATGGGAAGACCGAAAAGTGGGTCTCCGGGAAACCGTTTATCAATCCTGTTGGGATTGCGCTGCAGGGGAAGAATATCCTGGTGGCAGACCCGCATGCGAAGACCGTGTTCTCGGTCGATGCTGAGAAGAAGGTGACGGACTTATTGTCGTCTGAGAAATAA
- a CDS encoding FG-GAP-like repeat-containing protein: MPPSATLTAESRHAEFETEIKTFCGHCHLCPDPDVLTQDAWRMQIPREYVHYEQSTEKNLRVPPMPEVIRYFVDHAPTKHQLPAQIADVPSGPVHFERQSFPRQADDPLPGVTNLNWVSGNKLPGELLLTDLDSGRAGRIRFSASQPEFESLAKLHHPAHIERVDLNGDQHDDYLIADLGSFGPEDHDRGTVEALLFDPQSNSYQQQTLQAGLGRVADAKAADFDADGDLDLIVAEFGWHKTGRLLYLENVSKSKADLQYQLRVLDPRHGASHVLITDWNQDGLPDFVTLFSQEHEIIVAFLNEGQGRFRTETIYQAPDPAYGSSCIELVDLDQDGDLDLLYTNGDTMDSFELRPSHSVQWLENRGRFPFEHHRLAPLTGAYGVTHGDFDNDGDIDLAACTMTWNYDQRRNTIVWYEQTAPGQFTAHPLDYSYGQHPVLTAGDFDGDGNLDLAVGNFEARAVEQVDQSEWFSLWWNKGSAKSKQPAKK; the protein is encoded by the coding sequence GTGCCTCCCTCTGCCACCTTGACAGCAGAGAGCCGCCACGCAGAATTTGAAACGGAGATCAAAACCTTCTGCGGCCACTGCCATCTCTGCCCGGACCCAGATGTGTTGACCCAGGATGCCTGGCGGATGCAGATTCCCCGTGAATACGTGCACTATGAGCAGTCGACTGAGAAAAACCTGCGCGTCCCGCCGATGCCCGAAGTCATCCGCTACTTCGTTGACCACGCTCCCACGAAACATCAGCTGCCCGCACAAATCGCTGACGTACCATCCGGCCCCGTCCATTTCGAAAGACAGTCGTTCCCCCGTCAGGCAGACGATCCCCTGCCCGGCGTAACCAATCTGAACTGGGTGTCTGGCAATAAGTTGCCAGGCGAACTGCTGCTGACCGATCTGGATTCGGGACGTGCTGGCAGAATTCGTTTCTCCGCCAGCCAGCCTGAATTCGAATCACTGGCGAAACTGCATCACCCGGCGCACATCGAACGCGTCGATCTCAACGGGGACCAGCACGACGATTACCTGATCGCCGACCTGGGCAGCTTCGGACCGGAAGACCATGATCGCGGCACCGTCGAAGCCCTGCTCTTCGATCCGCAATCAAACAGCTATCAGCAACAAACGCTCCAGGCGGGACTGGGCCGGGTCGCTGACGCCAAAGCAGCCGACTTCGATGCCGACGGCGATCTCGATCTGATTGTCGCGGAATTCGGCTGGCACAAAACCGGTCGCCTGCTCTACCTGGAAAATGTCTCAAAGTCAAAAGCGGATCTACAGTATCAGCTCCGCGTCCTCGATCCCCGTCACGGCGCCAGTCATGTGCTGATCACAGACTGGAACCAGGATGGGCTCCCCGATTTCGTCACCCTCTTCTCACAGGAACACGAAATCATCGTCGCGTTTCTGAATGAGGGCCAGGGGCGTTTCCGCACCGAAACCATCTATCAGGCCCCCGATCCCGCCTACGGCTCGTCCTGTATCGAGCTGGTCGACCTCGATCAGGATGGGGATCTGGATTTGCTCTATACCAACGGCGACACGATGGACAGCTTCGAACTTCGCCCCAGTCACTCCGTACAGTGGCTGGAAAACCGGGGCCGCTTCCCTTTTGAGCATCATCGCCTCGCCCCGCTCACCGGAGCCTACGGCGTCACACATGGCGACTTCGACAACGACGGGGATATCGACCTCGCCGCCTGCACCATGACCTGGAACTACGACCAGCGCCGCAACACAATCGTCTGGTACGAACAGACCGCCCCGGGCCAGTTCACGGCACACCCGCTCGATTACTCTTACGGACAACACCCGGTCCTCACTGCAGGAGACTTTGATGGCGACGGCAACCTCGATCTGGCCGTCGGAAACTTCGAAGCCCGCGCAGTCGAACAGGTCGATCAGAGCGAATGGTTTTCCCTCTGGTGGAACAAGGGATCTGCGAAATCGAAACAGCCGGCTAAAAAATAG
- a CDS encoding SGNH/GDSL hydrolase family protein, which produces MRVPQRTNWLRVSTLICLVASAAVLQAADQPITDFTTDSKDKTHWFDVKNLDVEGKGWTETESFYDRLPQKAKGVVRPPVWSLSKHSAGIAVRFVTDATTIKAKWTLTSPSLAMNHMAATGVSGLDLYVKTESGKWRWLAVGKPSKQTTTATLISGIIPGKREYMLYLPLYNGVKSVEIGIPESSQLWKAPPREPGKDKPLVFWGTSITQGGCASRTGMVHTAILGRRLNRPVINLGFSGNGRMEPEVAKLIAELDASVFIMDCLPNVQASTIKKETVPLVKTLRAAHPDTPILLVEDRTYSNAYLKPSSQERHRTSREALKAGYEQLKKEGVKHLYYLEGEKLLGDDSEDTVDSSHPTDLGFFRQADAFEEVLRPILEQQEQAK; this is translated from the coding sequence ATGAGAGTCCCTCAACGAACCAACTGGCTGCGCGTCTCCACCCTGATCTGCCTGGTCGCCTCTGCAGCAGTCCTGCAGGCCGCCGATCAACCGATCACCGATTTCACCACCGACTCCAAAGACAAAACCCACTGGTTTGATGTCAAAAACCTCGACGTCGAAGGCAAAGGCTGGACCGAAACGGAAAGCTTTTATGATCGACTCCCCCAAAAAGCCAAAGGCGTTGTCCGGCCACCGGTCTGGTCGCTCTCCAAACACTCCGCCGGCATCGCCGTCCGCTTCGTGACTGATGCGACCACGATCAAGGCGAAATGGACCCTGACCTCCCCCTCGCTGGCCATGAATCACATGGCAGCCACCGGCGTCAGTGGCCTGGACCTCTACGTCAAAACCGAATCCGGCAAATGGCGCTGGCTGGCCGTCGGAAAACCGTCCAAACAGACCACGACCGCCACACTGATCTCGGGCATCATCCCCGGCAAACGGGAATACATGCTCTACCTCCCCCTGTATAACGGCGTCAAATCGGTCGAGATCGGCATCCCCGAATCCAGTCAGCTCTGGAAAGCACCACCCCGCGAACCGGGCAAAGACAAACCGCTCGTCTTCTGGGGCACTTCGATTACTCAGGGAGGCTGTGCTTCCCGCACCGGCATGGTGCACACCGCGATCCTCGGACGCAGACTCAATCGCCCGGTCATCAACCTCGGCTTCTCCGGAAATGGCCGCATGGAACCGGAAGTCGCCAAACTCATCGCCGAACTCGATGCCAGCGTCTTCATCATGGACTGCCTCCCCAACGTCCAGGCATCGACGATCAAAAAAGAGACCGTCCCACTCGTCAAAACCCTGCGGGCCGCTCATCCTGATACGCCGATCCTCCTGGTCGAAGACCGGACCTACTCTAACGCGTATCTCAAACCGAGCAGCCAGGAACGCCACCGCACCAGCCGCGAGGCCCTCAAAGCAGGCTACGAACAGTTGAAAAAAGAGGGCGTGAAACACCTCTACTACCTGGAAGGAGAAAAGCTGCTCGGCGACGACAGTGAAGACACCGTCGACAGTTCCCACCCGACTGACCTGGGCTTCTTCCGGCAGGCGGATGCTTTTGAAGAAGTGCTCCGACCGATTCTGGAACAGCAGGAGCAGGCGAAATAA
- a CDS encoding DUF1559 domain-containing protein: MRTRRGFTLIELLVVIAIIAILIALLLPAVQQAREAARRTQCKNHLKQLGLAIHNYASSYRYLPPGASVDLSVSSTGNNGSWGVHGRILPMLEQGNLYANVDLSTAWDFQTAIDGLKIPVFACPSDPNSDKVRDPGGGKVKLYPTNYGFNYGTWFVFNPTNGNGGNGAFFPNASLTMASFTDGTSNTLLAAEVKGWQPYTRNGGPSTTTIPGTASAAATIVASGSQFKTNTGHTEWPDGRVHHTGFTVTLNPNTYVPYTSGSTEYNADFNSWQEGKNGSAGSPTYAIITARSFHTGVVNAVLVDGSVRTISENISLDIWRALGTRNNGEVVGEF, translated from the coding sequence ATGCGTACCCGTCGTGGATTCACTCTCATCGAACTCCTGGTGGTGATTGCCATCATCGCCATTCTGATTGCGCTCCTGTTACCCGCCGTCCAGCAGGCCCGCGAAGCCGCTCGCCGCACCCAGTGTAAGAATCACCTTAAGCAACTGGGACTCGCGATACACAATTACGCCAGCAGCTATCGCTATCTGCCCCCCGGCGCGAGTGTGGATCTCTCAGTTTCTTCCACAGGCAATAATGGTTCCTGGGGCGTCCATGGCCGTATTCTCCCCATGCTCGAACAGGGGAATCTCTATGCGAATGTCGATCTCTCCACCGCCTGGGACTTCCAGACCGCCATCGATGGACTGAAAATCCCCGTCTTTGCCTGCCCCAGCGATCCCAACAGCGACAAGGTCCGCGATCCGGGAGGCGGAAAAGTCAAACTCTATCCCACCAACTATGGTTTCAACTACGGCACCTGGTTCGTCTTTAACCCCACCAACGGTAACGGCGGTAACGGCGCATTCTTTCCGAATGCCAGTCTGACGATGGCCAGCTTCACTGATGGAACGAGTAATACACTCCTGGCTGCTGAAGTCAAAGGCTGGCAGCCTTACACCAGAAACGGGGGACCCTCGACGACCACCATTCCCGGCACCGCTTCCGCTGCCGCTACCATCGTCGCCTCGGGAAGCCAGTTTAAAACCAATACCGGACATACCGAATGGCCCGATGGTCGTGTGCACCATACCGGCTTTACCGTGACCCTGAACCCCAACACTTATGTTCCCTACACCAGTGGAAGCACCGAATACAACGCCGACTTTAACTCCTGGCAGGAAGGGAAGAACGGCAGCGCCGGTTCACCCACTTACGCGATCATCACCGCCCGCAGTTTTCATACGGGGGTCGTCAACGCGGTTCTCGTCGATGGTTCGGTTCGGACGATCAGTGAAAATATCTCTCTGGACATCTGGAGAGCCCTGGGAACGCGCAACAACGGCGAAGTCGTCGGTGAATTCTAA
- a CDS encoding sensor histidine kinase, with protein MRWPLRYQILIPMVGIMVCAIVGVTLLHAWLATNQIKLQVRDQFRQIAHTLNDATFPLTVAVLNQTKGLSGADFVLVGGEGNVLSSTRPDFSPAPVQGSPPTWDELQSSDVIQAGDAPFFHSVVQLQPRMPGEGVRYLHIYFPVRQYREAIANAVYPSLIAGSLALIVVAILATVIAARVTRPLQRLDHKVVQIARGDFQPMVLPERDDEIRDLSTSINQMAELLGDYEDEIKRSERLKTLGQLRGAIAHQLRNAVTGCRIALDLYLRKSPENQEDETLQVANRQLCMIEQYLQSFLENKGGHFSSFEPVCLNELVARVISLVEPTARHVGIELKNETDAESLTMQGDAESLEQLISNLALNAIEAAVSVQEEQGITGEVSVRLFPTGAESVTLEVVDTGPGPESSIVNKMFEPLVTAKRDGTGLGLFVAREIVQNHGGEIRWERRGERTCFIVELPLVQVEKACVETTDR; from the coding sequence ATGCGCTGGCCGTTACGGTACCAGATATTAATTCCGATGGTCGGCATTATGGTCTGCGCGATTGTGGGAGTGACGTTGCTGCATGCCTGGCTGGCGACGAATCAGATCAAGTTGCAGGTGCGCGATCAGTTTCGACAGATTGCCCACACGCTGAATGATGCGACATTCCCCCTGACGGTTGCTGTTTTGAACCAGACGAAAGGGTTGTCGGGAGCTGATTTTGTCCTGGTGGGAGGCGAAGGGAATGTTCTGTCTTCCACCCGACCTGATTTCTCACCTGCCCCCGTGCAGGGATCGCCGCCGACCTGGGATGAGTTACAGAGTTCGGATGTGATCCAGGCCGGGGATGCCCCTTTTTTTCATTCGGTGGTCCAGCTGCAACCACGAATGCCGGGTGAGGGGGTGCGTTACCTGCATATCTATTTTCCGGTCCGACAGTATCGCGAGGCGATTGCCAATGCTGTCTATCCCTCGCTGATTGCGGGCAGCCTGGCGCTGATCGTGGTGGCGATCCTGGCAACCGTGATTGCTGCCCGAGTGACACGACCACTGCAGCGTCTGGATCATAAAGTCGTACAGATTGCCCGCGGTGATTTTCAGCCGATGGTTCTGCCTGAACGAGATGACGAGATTCGCGACCTGAGTACGTCGATCAATCAGATGGCGGAACTGCTGGGGGATTACGAAGATGAAATCAAACGGAGTGAGCGGTTGAAAACGCTGGGGCAGTTGCGGGGGGCGATTGCCCACCAGTTGCGGAATGCGGTGACCGGGTGCCGGATTGCGCTGGACCTGTATCTGAGGAAATCGCCTGAAAATCAGGAAGACGAGACGCTGCAGGTCGCGAATCGGCAGTTGTGCATGATCGAACAATATCTGCAGAGTTTTCTGGAGAACAAAGGGGGGCACTTCTCCAGTTTTGAGCCGGTCTGTCTGAATGAGCTGGTGGCGCGGGTGATCAGTCTGGTGGAGCCGACGGCGCGGCATGTGGGCATTGAATTGAAGAACGAAACGGATGCTGAATCTCTGACGATGCAGGGAGACGCGGAATCGCTGGAACAGTTGATTTCCAATCTGGCACTGAATGCGATTGAAGCGGCTGTCTCGGTGCAGGAAGAACAGGGAATCACAGGTGAGGTGAGTGTCAGGTTGTTTCCAACGGGGGCGGAGTCTGTTACTTTGGAAGTCGTGGATACGGGCCCCGGACCGGAGTCGTCGATCGTAAATAAGATGTTTGAACCGCTGGTGACCGCCAAGCGTGACGGGACCGGCCTGGGTTTATTTGTAGCCAGAGAGATTGTGCAGAATCACGGCGGCGAGATCCGCTGGGAGCGCCGCGGCGAGCGGACCTGTTTCATCGTCGAGTTACCTCTGGTGCAGGTGGAGAAAGCGTGTGTCGAAACTACTGATCGTTGA
- a CDS encoding sigma-54-dependent transcriptional regulator has translation MSKLLIVDDEESICWGLSQLGESLGHEVLMASTAEQALSLAEKERPDVVVMDVRLPGMSGLAAMQGLHERIGPLPVIVITAYGDLQTAVEAVRNGAFDYIVKPFDLTQMEQVLEKAVRESGREEMQPGAPRQVEGLVGSTPEMQNVFKSIALVAASDASVLLTGESGTGKELAAQAIHRFSDRASGPFVAVNIASLSESLAESELFGHVPGAFTGAESARTGFLEQANGGTLFLDEVADIPMSIQIKLLRALEEGEVLPVGSTQRVKTNFRVIAASHRNLESLIKQGKFRHDLYFRLCTFQIDIPPLRKRVGDIRLLAEFFLERFVDRQTGMQHRLTPEAIAELERRPWYGNVRELRNAIEHAALRARGGTILPEDLPAPVSQSFLGLDETQAGSDAELHMLLKQWAEQQLSDPEAAAGIYEKLLTLVEPPVMEVALEKFHGQCAPAARCLGLHRTTLSKKLKQYGIENS, from the coding sequence GTGTCGAAACTACTGATCGTTGATGATGAAGAATCGATCTGCTGGGGACTGAGCCAGCTGGGCGAGAGTCTGGGCCATGAGGTGCTGATGGCTTCGACGGCCGAGCAGGCGCTGAGTCTGGCGGAGAAAGAACGCCCTGATGTGGTGGTGATGGATGTGCGTCTGCCGGGGATGAGCGGGCTGGCGGCGATGCAGGGGCTGCACGAACGGATCGGTCCGCTGCCGGTGATCGTGATTACCGCTTATGGCGATCTGCAGACCGCCGTCGAGGCGGTGCGCAACGGTGCGTTTGATTACATCGTCAAACCGTTCGATCTGACGCAGATGGAGCAGGTGCTGGAGAAAGCGGTCAGGGAATCAGGACGTGAGGAAATGCAGCCGGGCGCGCCGCGGCAGGTGGAAGGTCTGGTGGGATCGACGCCCGAGATGCAGAATGTGTTCAAGTCGATTGCGCTGGTAGCGGCTTCCGATGCGAGCGTGCTGCTTACCGGTGAGAGTGGCACGGGCAAGGAACTGGCAGCGCAGGCGATTCACCGCTTCAGCGATCGTGCGTCCGGACCGTTTGTGGCGGTGAATATTGCTTCGCTCAGCGAGAGCCTGGCGGAGAGCGAGCTGTTCGGACATGTGCCGGGGGCGTTTACGGGTGCTGAATCAGCGCGGACCGGCTTCCTGGAGCAGGCGAATGGTGGCACGCTGTTCCTGGACGAAGTGGCTGACATTCCCATGTCGATCCAGATCAAGCTGCTGCGTGCGCTGGAAGAAGGCGAAGTGCTGCCCGTCGGTTCGACGCAGCGGGTGAAGACGAATTTCCGCGTGATTGCCGCCTCGCATCGAAACCTGGAATCGTTGATCAAACAGGGCAAGTTCCGCCACGATCTCTACTTCCGGCTGTGTACGTTTCAGATTGATATCCCGCCGCTGCGGAAGCGGGTAGGAGACATCCGGCTGCTGGCTGAATTCTTTTTGGAGCGGTTTGTGGATCGACAGACGGGGATGCAGCATCGGCTAACGCCGGAAGCGATTGCGGAACTGGAACGGCGTCCGTGGTACGGGAACGTGCGCGAATTGCGGAATGCGATCGAACATGCAGCGCTGCGTGCCCGGGGAGGGACGATTCTCCCCGAAGATCTGCCCGCGCCGGTATCACAGTCGTTTCTGGGGCTGGATGAAACTCAGGCTGGCTCGGATGCGGAACTCCACATGCTGTTGAAGCAGTGGGCAGAACAGCAGTTGAGCGATCCGGAAGCGGCTGCCGGGATTTATGAGAAGCTGCTCACCCTGGTGGAACCGCCGGTGATGGAGGTGGCTCTGGAGAAATTTCATGGACAATGTGCGCCGGCAGCCCGCTGTCTGGGCTTGCATCGGACCACTCTGAGTAAGAAACTGAAACAATACGGAATCGAAAACAGCTGA
- a CDS encoding sulfatase, with product MRLMTRSLLLLTLIIPALSGLRLEAAEKSKPLNFVFILVDDLGYMDVGCNNPDTFYETPHINGLAKSGMRFTNGYAANPVCSPTRYSIMTGKYPTRVDATNFFSGKRAGKFLPAPLNDQMPLSEVTIAEALKEHGYSTFFAGKWHLGPSEEFWPEKQGFDINKGGWSRGGPYGGKRYFSPYGNPRLEDGPDGEHLPDRLATETAKFIDAHKEQPFFAYLAFYSVHTPLMGPNALVTKYKEKAKRLGLEGQVEFAEEEQVFPVKEKRKVRILQKHAVYAAMVESMDRAVGKVLKQLEASGVADNTVVMLTADNGGLSTSEGLPTSNLPLRGGKGWLYEGGIREVFLIRWPGGAKPGSTCDEPVITTDFYPTILDLAGLPPKPEQHLDGVSLKPFLQGEEPLHREALYWHYPHYSNQGGIPGAAIRMGDWKLIERFEDGRVQLYNLKADLGEKQDLAAQEPERVNQMRQRLHQWYKETDAKFLQAKPGGPEPWRPEK from the coding sequence ATGAGACTGATGACGCGCTCCCTGCTGCTGCTGACCCTGATTATACCGGCTCTATCCGGCCTGCGACTGGAGGCCGCTGAGAAATCCAAACCGCTCAACTTCGTCTTCATCCTCGTCGACGATCTGGGCTACATGGATGTCGGCTGTAACAACCCGGATACGTTTTACGAAACGCCCCACATCAATGGACTGGCGAAATCCGGGATGCGGTTCACGAACGGCTATGCAGCGAACCCGGTCTGCAGCCCGACGCGGTACAGCATCATGACCGGGAAATACCCGACGCGCGTGGATGCAACGAATTTCTTTTCCGGGAAGCGGGCCGGTAAATTTCTGCCGGCACCTCTGAACGACCAGATGCCTTTAAGTGAAGTGACGATTGCGGAGGCACTCAAAGAACACGGGTACTCCACGTTCTTCGCAGGGAAGTGGCACTTGGGACCGAGTGAAGAATTCTGGCCGGAGAAACAGGGTTTTGACATCAACAAAGGGGGCTGGTCGCGCGGCGGTCCTTACGGGGGCAAACGCTATTTCTCACCGTATGGGAATCCCCGACTGGAAGACGGACCGGACGGAGAGCATCTGCCCGATCGCCTGGCGACGGAGACGGCGAAGTTTATCGATGCGCACAAGGAGCAGCCGTTCTTTGCCTATCTCGCTTTCTATTCGGTGCACACACCGTTGATGGGACCGAATGCACTGGTGACAAAATACAAGGAGAAGGCGAAACGACTGGGCCTGGAAGGGCAGGTTGAATTTGCCGAAGAAGAGCAGGTCTTTCCCGTGAAAGAGAAGCGGAAAGTGCGGATTCTGCAGAAGCATGCGGTCTATGCGGCGATGGTGGAGTCGATGGACCGGGCCGTGGGGAAAGTATTGAAACAGCTGGAAGCGTCGGGAGTGGCGGACAACACCGTGGTGATGCTGACGGCCGATAACGGGGGGCTGAGCACCTCGGAAGGTTTGCCGACTTCGAATTTGCCTTTGCGGGGCGGCAAGGGCTGGTTGTATGAAGGGGGCATCCGCGAAGTCTTTCTGATTCGCTGGCCCGGTGGTGCGAAACCGGGGAGTACCTGTGATGAACCGGTCATTACCACCGATTTCTATCCCACGATTCTGGATCTGGCGGGGTTGCCTCCGAAGCCGGAGCAGCACCTGGATGGTGTGAGTCTGAAGCCATTCCTGCAGGGGGAGGAGCCCTTGCATCGCGAAGCGCTCTACTGGCATTACCCGCATTATTCGAACCAGGGGGGGATTCCCGGCGCGGCGATACGCATGGGAGACTGGAAACTGATCGAGCGTTTTGAAGATGGTCGGGTGCAGCTTTACAATCTGAAAGCCGATCTGGGTGAGAAGCAGGATCTGGCGGCGCAGGAACCGGAACGCGTGAATCAGATGCGGCAACGGTTGCATCAGTGGTACAAGGAAACCGATGCGAAGTTTTTGCAGGCGAAACCGGGGGGGCCGGAGCCCTGGCGACCGGAGAAATAA
- a CDS encoding AAA family ATPase yields the protein MAQSTLPEQSEKYVQKLSLLRDNLSGVIRGKSESIDMMMVALLSNGSVLMEDVPGTGKTTLAKALARSLDVPFNRVQFTPDLLPTDILGSSIYNPVDGTFHFRQGPIFCNILLADEINRASPRTQSALLEAMSESQATIEGVRYELPSPFFVLATQNPVDFHGTYPLPEAQLDRFLIHLQLGYPDPENEMEILFAQSTEHPVDHLERVLNHEEVVQMQEQVKTVHVDQSVARYMIDLVQATRNDPRLKLGVSPRGSLMLFRASQAIAYLKSRSYVLPDDVQQMAEYVLAHRLILTSKAKYSSITKMDVVSDIVSKVKVPN from the coding sequence ATGGCACAGTCCACGCTGCCGGAACAGAGCGAAAAATACGTTCAGAAGCTAAGCCTGTTAAGAGACAACCTGAGCGGCGTGATCCGAGGGAAATCAGAGAGCATCGACATGATGATGGTCGCATTGCTGTCTAACGGTTCGGTACTGATGGAGGATGTGCCCGGTACCGGCAAGACGACGCTGGCCAAAGCGCTGGCACGTTCGCTCGATGTACCGTTCAATCGTGTGCAGTTCACCCCCGACCTGCTGCCGACGGATATTCTGGGTTCTTCGATTTATAATCCCGTGGACGGCACGTTCCATTTTCGGCAGGGGCCGATCTTCTGCAATATTCTGCTGGCCGATGAAATTAACCGGGCGTCTCCCCGTACTCAGTCCGCGCTGCTGGAAGCGATGAGCGAATCGCAGGCCACGATTGAAGGGGTGCGGTATGAGCTGCCTTCCCCGTTCTTTGTGCTGGCGACGCAGAATCCGGTCGATTTTCATGGAACCTATCCATTGCCGGAAGCGCAGCTGGACCGGTTCCTGATTCATCTGCAGCTGGGTTATCCGGATCCGGAAAACGAAATGGAAATTCTGTTTGCCCAGTCGACGGAGCATCCGGTCGATCATCTGGAGCGGGTGTTGAATCACGAAGAAGTGGTGCAGATGCAGGAGCAGGTGAAAACCGTGCACGTGGATCAGAGCGTGGCCCGCTATATGATCGACCTGGTGCAGGCGACGCGTAATGATCCCCGGCTGAAGCTGGGAGTCAGTCCGCGTGGTTCGCTGATGCTGTTTCGTGCCTCCCAGGCGATTGCCTATCTGAAATCCAGAAGCTATGTGCTGCCGGACGATGTGCAGCAGATGGCGGAGTATGTGCTGGCGCATCGCCTGATCTTAACTTCGAAAGCCAAATACAGCAGCATTACCAAAATGGATGTGGTATCCGATATAGTCAGCAAGGTGAAGGTTCCCAACTAG